The following coding sequences lie in one Haloarcula marina genomic window:
- a CDS encoding long-chain fatty acid--CoA ligase, giving the protein MDYDLTITKFLERARDLFDHKEIVTALPDGSTHRYTYGDAYERISQLAHALDDYGMAPGDRSGVMAVNHYRHYELYFGPSCSARSIHMVNHRLPEHHLVEIIEEAEDRLMFVDPQFVEVLEPIADDLDTVEQYVILGDRNDVPDTSLEPVTDYESFIDGYDTDYDWPAIDEDTESALCYTSGTTGLPKGVQYTHRGQFLHTLMHSHVDVFGVSETDTVMPVVPMFHVNGWGLPYTTTFTGAKIVLPGQRTDPDELISCITEEAVTVAAAVPTVWMEVDRIIEDSSDLGPDALDSLQDVLIGGSSPPASLIRKFDEVYDAPIGQGYGMTEASPHLANTLMTTEMQKLPEEEQDRLRMKAGIPAPGVQIRLRDEDGQPVPQDGETPGEVQARAPWLAGEYYQRPNATRESFTQDGWFQSGDVATIDEYGNLDVVDRLDDVIKSGGEWISSIELENTIIGHDDIEEATVIGVPHEKWQERPVAYVVAADDVTADGLRDYLLEEFPKWWLPDHFEFVDEVPKTTTGKYNKKRLVERFEEEYGSLPIEE; this is encoded by the coding sequence ATGGACTACGACCTCACGATAACGAAGTTCCTGGAACGGGCCCGCGACCTCTTCGACCACAAGGAGATCGTCACCGCGCTCCCGGACGGGAGCACCCATCGATACACGTACGGCGACGCCTACGAGCGCATCAGTCAACTCGCGCATGCTCTGGACGACTACGGGATGGCGCCCGGCGACCGTTCGGGCGTGATGGCGGTCAACCACTACCGTCACTACGAACTCTACTTCGGACCGTCCTGTAGCGCACGCAGTATTCACATGGTGAACCATCGACTGCCGGAGCACCATCTCGTCGAAATCATCGAGGAGGCCGAAGACCGACTGATGTTCGTCGACCCGCAGTTCGTGGAGGTTCTCGAACCTATCGCGGACGACCTCGATACCGTCGAGCAGTATGTCATTCTCGGCGACCGAAACGACGTGCCGGATACGTCGCTGGAGCCGGTCACCGACTACGAATCGTTCATCGACGGCTACGATACCGACTACGATTGGCCCGCCATCGACGAGGACACCGAGAGCGCGCTCTGCTACACGTCCGGGACCACCGGGCTGCCAAAGGGCGTTCAATACACGCATCGTGGTCAGTTCCTGCACACGCTGATGCACAGCCACGTCGACGTGTTCGGCGTCAGTGAGACCGACACCGTGATGCCGGTGGTGCCGATGTTCCACGTCAACGGCTGGGGGCTCCCGTACACGACGACGTTTACGGGCGCGAAAATCGTACTACCGGGCCAGCGGACCGATCCGGATGAACTCATCTCCTGTATAACCGAGGAAGCAGTCACCGTCGCGGCCGCGGTTCCCACCGTCTGGATGGAGGTCGACCGCATCATCGAGGATTCCAGCGACCTCGGGCCAGACGCGCTGGACTCGCTTCAGGACGTACTCATTGGCGGGAGTTCCCCGCCGGCGTCGCTCATCCGGAAGTTCGATGAGGTCTACGACGCGCCCATCGGTCAAGGATACGGGATGACGGAGGCTTCCCCCCATCTTGCGAACACCCTGATGACGACGGAGATGCAGAAACTGCCCGAGGAGGAACAGGACCGCCTCCGGATGAAAGCGGGCATACCGGCACCGGGTGTTCAGATTCGACTCCGCGACGAGGACGGGCAGCCGGTGCCCCAGGACGGCGAGACGCCCGGCGAAGTGCAGGCGCGGGCACCGTGGCTCGCTGGCGAGTACTACCAGCGTCCGAACGCGACGAGGGAGTCGTTCACACAGGACGGGTGGTTCCAGAGCGGTGACGTCGCCACCATCGACGAGTACGGCAACCTCGATGTGGTCGACCGCCTCGACGATGTCATCAAGAGCGGCGGCGAGTGGATCTCCAGCATCGAACTGGAGAACACGATTATCGGCCACGACGATATTGAGGAAGCCACGGTCATCGGCGTCCCCCACGAGAAGTGGCAAGAGCGTCCGGTCGCGTACGTCGTCGCAGCGGACGATGTGACTGCCGACGGCCTCCGCGACTACTTGCTCGAGGAATTCCCGAAGTGGTGGCTACCGGACCACTTCGAGTTCGTCGACGAGGTACCGAAGACGACCACTGGAAAGTACAACAAGAAACGCCTCGTCGAGCGCTTCGAGGAGGAGTACGGATCGCTGCCTATCGAGGAATAA
- a CDS encoding winged helix-turn-helix domain-containing protein, with product MAHDTPSYEFKDRDVYILRELAKNPSVSSRDLADILDDEYDIDVSYVTVNESIRNMREASVFREAIVPNEEYFLFELFEFKFNPEYFADTWRETMEHIRDDDHTLMYFLSDGEYQWKSVMLFPTREHGERWLHEFYKNHGKTVLNVRTSVMTNILEFGASPGLFDYLDSDTEYRF from the coding sequence ATGGCACACGACACACCGTCGTACGAATTCAAGGACCGTGACGTCTACATTCTCCGAGAGCTTGCGAAAAACCCCAGCGTCTCCTCCCGGGATCTCGCCGATATTCTCGACGACGAGTACGATATTGACGTCTCCTATGTCACAGTCAACGAATCTATCCGGAACATGCGTGAGGCAAGTGTGTTTCGGGAAGCCATCGTTCCCAACGAGGAGTATTTCCTATTCGAACTATTCGAATTCAAGTTCAACCCCGAGTACTTCGCGGACACATGGCGCGAAACGATGGAGCACATCCGCGACGACGACCACACACTCATGTATTTCCTGTCGGACGGCGAGTACCAGTGGAAGTCTGTCATGCTGTTCCCGACACGCGAACACGGTGAGCGGTGGCTCCACGAGTTCTACAAGAACCACGGCAAGACGGTGCTAAACGTTCGCACAAGCGTGATGACGAATATCCTTGAGTTCGGCGCCAGTCCCGGCCTCTTCGATTACCTCGACAGCGATACCGAATATCGGTTCTAG
- a CDS encoding tyrosine-type recombinase/integrase, giving the protein MDRNTPTERTPLASLSESFERYLQDKGKGRGGDGGNYRRNAARELERFAEWAAGDRGRDDWTGIVPDDSDREPAFEDLDERVFREYARHLGGDRGLKQNTVQTYYRYISAWCGWCVNEGYLEAHFAQRASATAPLPEDDGRKPGDQQAWTSEQRHALTRFVDERARAAIEAYTTLPEDTDQIDRQRARYEAVKAARDRALVFVIAYTAVRVGELLRDPNDPRRRGVRWEEISLEDGSMDVYRKKQQWDAASLPDPVITPLRSYRKLVDPPSDRWPVFPTFDQRMLATLVQDELADRGRQTEEIDERRDEFARDLLLALAEDIQPPSVTTDGARSILQRLSDDGEIDIDHPKHDYLAPHGGRRGMGEVLVRAFGYTVAARYLDNSEEMVRERYSHIEAGELGDVATEALEEIDR; this is encoded by the coding sequence ATGGACCGGAATACACCGACTGAACGGACGCCGTTGGCCTCACTCTCCGAGTCGTTCGAGCGCTACCTCCAGGACAAGGGGAAAGGCCGCGGTGGCGACGGCGGGAACTACCGACGGAACGCGGCGCGCGAACTCGAGCGATTCGCCGAGTGGGCCGCCGGTGACCGTGGTCGCGACGACTGGACCGGGATTGTCCCGGACGACAGTGACCGAGAACCGGCCTTCGAGGACCTCGACGAACGCGTGTTTCGAGAGTACGCCCGCCACCTCGGCGGCGACCGCGGCCTCAAGCAGAACACGGTACAAACCTATTACCGCTATATCTCTGCGTGGTGTGGCTGGTGTGTCAACGAGGGCTACCTGGAAGCCCACTTCGCCCAGCGGGCGAGTGCGACGGCACCACTCCCTGAAGACGACGGGCGCAAACCCGGCGACCAGCAGGCCTGGACCTCCGAACAGCGCCACGCGCTCACCCGCTTCGTCGACGAACGGGCCCGCGCGGCCATCGAGGCGTACACGACACTCCCAGAGGATACTGACCAGATCGACAGGCAGCGAGCGCGCTACGAGGCGGTGAAGGCGGCGCGAGACCGGGCCCTCGTGTTCGTTATCGCGTACACAGCCGTTCGCGTCGGCGAACTGCTCCGGGACCCGAACGACCCGCGCAGGCGTGGGGTTCGGTGGGAGGAGATTTCGTTGGAAGACGGGAGTATGGACGTATACAGGAAGAAACAACAGTGGGACGCCGCGAGTCTCCCGGATCCAGTGATTACACCGCTCCGTAGCTACCGAAAACTCGTGGATCCACCATCGGATCGGTGGCCGGTGTTTCCCACGTTCGACCAGCGGATGCTCGCGACGCTCGTTCAGGACGAACTGGCCGACCGAGGCCGACAAACCGAAGAAATCGACGAGCGACGTGACGAGTTCGCCCGCGACCTCTTGCTGGCGCTTGCTGAGGATATTCAACCGCCGTCGGTCACGACCGATGGGGCACGGTCGATTCTCCAACGACTCTCAGACGACGGGGAGATTGATATCGACCATCCGAAACACGACTATCTCGCACCGCACGGCGGTCGACGAGGGATGGGTGAAGTGCTCGTTCGAGCCTTTGGATACACAGTCGCGGCCCGCTATCTCGACAACTCGGAGGAGATGGTGCGAGAGCGGTACTCGCATATCGAGGCAGGGGAATTGGGCGATGTCGCGACGGAGGCGCTGGAAGAAATCGACCGATAA
- a CDS encoding DNA-binding protein — MSNGSDPTAVLAALDRAQDAFEMVGRGRTAFEDGISADEDWKTQLTKACRLLEVVDTLQSQDGYYTAVIEVCFGAIERSIEAYALAMTNDTLQDFQDHQFSYERAHQIGLFERETAEAMKDLYSENRTESYYGGGRPTQEQAEAMTDLASAVHQFAVSQIREGGVCLCD; from the coding sequence ATGAGTAATGGCTCGGACCCGACCGCTGTGCTCGCAGCACTCGACCGCGCACAGGATGCCTTCGAGATGGTCGGACGCGGTCGGACAGCGTTTGAGGACGGAATTAGTGCCGATGAAGATTGGAAGACACAACTAACGAAAGCGTGTCGTCTCCTTGAAGTCGTTGACACTCTCCAGTCACAGGATGGGTACTATACGGCCGTTATCGAGGTCTGTTTCGGCGCTATCGAACGGTCGATTGAGGCGTATGCGCTCGCGATGACGAACGATACGCTTCAGGACTTTCAGGACCACCAGTTTAGCTACGAGCGTGCCCACCAGATCGGGCTGTTTGAGCGGGAGACTGCAGAGGCGATGAAGGATCTCTACAGCGAGAACCGGACAGAGAGTTATTACGGCGGCGGGCGTCCAACCCAAGAACAGGCGGAAGCAATGACCGACCTCGCCAGTGCCGTCCATCAGTTCGCCGTAAGCCAGATCCGGGAAGGCGGCGTCTGTCTGTGTGACTGA
- a CDS encoding nucleotidyltransferase domain-containing protein, giving the protein MNRETDSTNSSGAAISLSIPPSDPTLFKHKATSDVLLFLTNHRFSDFSLRELATQIGHSHQSVRRAVNVLSANDLVVESPESNQRLVQINRQRLSIQDDPILRIPQSEYHHPVKAAVTELSENINEVVGIILYGSVARGEADRRSDIDLWVLTRSGRAESQREANAIARDLEDTEFDGDRYAYDIDVEAVQAIPAYTEDIREIVVSGIPVYKTNDFETVENLLLEEGAVDE; this is encoded by the coding sequence ATGAACCGCGAGACGGATAGTACGAATTCGTCTGGGGCAGCTATTTCTCTTTCAATACCCCCTTCAGATCCGACTTTATTCAAACATAAGGCGACGAGCGACGTCCTTCTCTTTTTAACAAATCACCGGTTCAGTGACTTCTCACTGCGAGAACTCGCAACACAGATCGGTCACTCACACCAGTCCGTCCGACGGGCAGTAAACGTTCTCAGCGCGAACGATCTGGTCGTTGAATCTCCCGAAAGCAATCAGCGACTCGTCCAGATCAATAGACAGCGCTTGTCTATCCAAGACGATCCGATCCTCCGAATTCCCCAATCAGAGTATCACCATCCGGTCAAAGCTGCGGTCACAGAGCTCAGTGAGAACATCAACGAAGTCGTCGGCATCATCCTGTACGGGAGTGTGGCTCGGGGCGAGGCTGACCGACGGAGTGATATCGATCTCTGGGTACTAACCCGTTCCGGGCGGGCCGAAAGCCAACGAGAAGCGAATGCGATTGCCCGTGACCTCGAAGACACGGAATTCGATGGAGACCGATATGCCTACGATATCGATGTCGAGGCCGTCCAGGCAATCCCGGCGTACACCGAGGATATCCGGGAAATCGTCGTTTCAGGAATTCCGGTCTACAAGACGAATGACTTCGAAACCGTCGAAAACCTCCTCTTGGAGGAAGGAGCCGTCGATGAGTAA
- a CDS encoding DUF7342 family protein: MTEDESESESLMDRQTMGEDRVRMFARQLSEQRTANWIASNAGWSHGPTKRVLERLVDNGVLHRDDTGAHTTYFPDYRRQAIKEAIRLRDSDHTVEDLTERLTEMNAQIRGWKDKFDVESPNQLRGTIADQVLDITEEDRRREIAREWEQLQRRIEIVGFAIREWDFLAPEAEHNEAQS; this comes from the coding sequence ATGACTGAAGATGAATCGGAGTCCGAGAGCCTCATGGACCGCCAGACCATGGGCGAAGACCGCGTGCGGATGTTCGCCCGGCAACTATCGGAGCAACGGACGGCGAACTGGATCGCGTCGAACGCGGGCTGGTCACACGGACCGACCAAGCGCGTCCTCGAACGTCTCGTCGACAACGGCGTCCTCCACCGTGACGACACCGGGGCCCACACGACATACTTCCCCGATTATCGTCGTCAAGCGATCAAGGAGGCCATACGCCTTCGGGACAGCGACCACACCGTCGAAGATCTCACCGAACGGCTCACCGAGATGAACGCCCAAATCCGAGGATGGAAGGACAAGTTCGATGTCGAATCGCCGAACCAGCTTCGCGGAACGATCGCTGATCAGGTGCTCGATATCACCGAAGAGGACCGCCGCCGAGAGATCGCCCGCGAGTGGGAACAGCTCCAGCGGCGAATCGAAATTGTGGGTTTTGCCATCCGGGAGTGGGATTTTCTAGCCCCAGAAGCCGAACATAATGAGGCCCAGAGTTGA
- a CDS encoding TrmB family transcriptional regulator translates to MTTNDSLEDAIEVLQQLGLKEYEARCFVGLSRLHTGTAKQLSEMTEVPRTRVYDAIRVLEAQGLVEIHHSSPQQFRAVSLDEATETLRDQYEARVERLHDALDTVEIVDEDEETPVQQVWAMSGRDANENRTDQLIEKASEEVVLVLGDESLLTEDLVARLNDIGDGVDLLVGALTESLQDQIQTAVPDAKTFISGLEWLHGESATEDETAIGRLLLADRSTILVSSIMPDSKKEQAVFGEGFGNGLVVIARRLMAQGLLTARDPKP, encoded by the coding sequence ATGACTACCAATGATAGTCTGGAGGACGCGATTGAAGTCCTCCAGCAACTCGGCTTGAAAGAATACGAGGCCCGATGCTTCGTCGGCCTGTCCCGTCTCCACACGGGAACAGCAAAGCAATTGAGTGAGATGACGGAGGTTCCCCGAACGCGGGTGTACGATGCGATTCGAGTGCTAGAGGCGCAAGGCCTGGTCGAGATACATCATTCGAGTCCGCAGCAGTTCCGGGCGGTTTCGCTCGACGAGGCGACCGAGACCCTGCGCGACCAGTACGAAGCCCGCGTCGAGCGTCTCCACGATGCGCTGGACACGGTCGAAATCGTTGACGAAGACGAGGAGACACCCGTCCAGCAGGTGTGGGCGATGTCCGGGCGCGACGCGAACGAAAACCGGACGGACCAGCTCATCGAGAAAGCGTCCGAAGAGGTCGTGCTGGTACTGGGCGACGAGTCACTGCTGACCGAGGATCTCGTTGCCCGTCTCAACGACATCGGTGACGGGGTCGACCTTCTCGTCGGCGCGTTGACGGAGTCGCTTCAAGACCAGATCCAGACGGCCGTGCCGGACGCCAAGACGTTCATCTCTGGCCTGGAGTGGCTACACGGCGAGAGCGCAACCGAAGACGAGACGGCGATCGGCCGGCTCCTTCTGGCCGACCGCTCGACGATCCTCGTGAGTTCGATTATGCCCGACAGCAAGAAGGAACAAGCAGTGTTCGGCGAAGGATTCGGGAACGGTCTCGTCGTCATCGCCCGGCGGCTCATGGCCCAGGGGTTGTTGACCGCTCGTGACCCCAAGCCGTGA
- a CDS encoding TrmB family transcriptional regulator — protein sequence MSNNPNEDPESVAIEQLERFGLSAYAARTFVALASLGTGTARDVSQVSEVPRTRVYDAIDELHDRGLVDILQSSPKQFWAISAETASRTFEHELQHRTELLQTALRKLEPIEQRAEQRGVWTVDGQTTVTERVLEFFASAEEEIVYMTVEDLLTEDLIAGLSEAAERGVSIQLAGVSTDVQERIQDEIPGATMFESLWVWSDTSAGRLMMIDGRKTLVSALVNGADASPSDPRSETDIWGEGDENSLVVVLKAIFTWRLETEERS from the coding sequence ATGAGCAACAATCCAAACGAGGACCCAGAGTCCGTCGCAATCGAGCAGCTCGAACGATTCGGGTTGAGTGCCTACGCTGCGCGGACCTTTGTCGCGCTCGCTAGTCTCGGCACGGGGACAGCCAGAGACGTCAGCCAGGTCTCAGAGGTGCCGCGCACTCGGGTGTACGACGCGATCGACGAGCTACACGACCGGGGGCTCGTCGATATCCTCCAATCGTCGCCCAAGCAGTTCTGGGCGATCTCCGCCGAAACCGCGAGTCGGACGTTCGAACACGAGCTACAGCACCGCACGGAACTCCTTCAGACGGCGCTGAGGAAACTCGAACCCATCGAACAACGAGCCGAGCAGCGCGGCGTCTGGACGGTAGACGGGCAGACGACAGTCACGGAACGAGTCTTGGAGTTCTTCGCGAGTGCGGAAGAGGAAATCGTCTACATGACCGTCGAGGACCTCCTCACCGAGGACCTGATCGCGGGGTTGAGCGAGGCCGCAGAGCGGGGCGTTTCCATCCAGCTCGCCGGGGTGTCGACGGACGTACAGGAGCGAATTCAGGACGAGATTCCCGGCGCGACGATGTTCGAGTCGCTGTGGGTCTGGTCGGACACATCGGCCGGACGGCTCATGATGATCGACGGTCGGAAGACACTCGTGAGTGCGCTCGTCAACGGTGCGGACGCGAGTCCGTCCGATCCGCGTTCGGAGACCGATATCTGGGGCGAGGGCGACGAGAACAGTCTGGTCGTGGTCCTGAAAGCGATTTTCACCTGGCGACTCGAGACGGAGGAACGATCTTGA
- a CDS encoding DUF7344 domain-containing protein produces MTTHSLDACLQLVADPHRRRIIHHLRHEATGTTTVDELVEQFHRSGSDFKDGPPQDRESLAIQLHHVHLPKLADHDVVEYEHRSGSVRYRPDEQVETVLDSLPEEVSLPNP; encoded by the coding sequence ATGACGACCCACAGTCTCGACGCATGTCTCCAGCTCGTCGCCGATCCTCACCGACGCCGGATCATCCACCACTTGCGCCACGAGGCTACCGGGACCACGACGGTTGACGAACTCGTCGAACAGTTCCACCGTAGTGGTTCTGACTTCAAAGACGGGCCACCGCAGGACCGAGAATCACTCGCCATCCAACTACACCACGTCCACCTGCCAAAGTTAGCAGACCACGATGTCGTCGAATACGAACACAGAAGCGGTTCCGTCCGGTACCGTCCCGACGAACAGGTCGAAACGGTGCTCGACTCGCTCCCTGAAGAAGTGTCGCTGCCGAATCCCTGA
- a CDS encoding DUF7563 family protein: MPECNKCGAFVTSRFARVFGDNEDDSYGCRSCLPVTALVDGDASRDTS; this comes from the coding sequence ATGCCAGAATGCAACAAGTGCGGTGCGTTCGTAACGTCACGATTTGCCCGCGTCTTCGGGGACAACGAGGACGACAGCTACGGTTGCCGCAGCTGTCTGCCAGTCACAGCACTGGTCGACGGAGATGCGTCACGGGATACTTCGTGA
- a CDS encoding AI-2E family transporter, whose protein sequence is MTEQRDPQNWFSDHVVLSILAVVSGVIGLLFVFTQLQYILLAIVLAYVLAPAQRTLERHTSSVRAALILISLSVVVLFIPIAYILTVAIQQGLGLLTALQAGELSLDIVQVRLETIGYVIDFDLLYATYQEPIASGLQRLATGAVTVIGGLPGVLVGLTVTVFVLFALLRDGEQFVTWLQSIVPLSGRVERELLRELDALMWASVIGNVAVAAVQAVLLGIGLALVGMPGVVFLTVATFVLTLLPLVGAFGVWLPVSGYLFAIGRPTTAVLFFVYGSVVSASDLYLRPAIINRSGAINVATIVVGIFGGIVLFGAIGLFVGPVILGGSKIVLDLFAQERADSTVGR, encoded by the coding sequence ATGACTGAACAGAGAGACCCTCAGAATTGGTTTTCGGACCATGTTGTACTGTCGATCTTGGCGGTCGTGAGTGGGGTTATCGGCCTCCTTTTCGTTTTCACACAGCTTCAGTATATCTTACTCGCGATCGTCCTCGCATACGTCCTCGCACCCGCACAACGGACGCTCGAGCGTCACACGAGCTCAGTTAGAGCCGCCCTCATCCTCATCTCGCTTTCGGTAGTTGTCCTCTTCATCCCGATCGCCTATATCCTCACAGTTGCAATTCAGCAGGGACTGGGGCTGCTAACCGCCCTCCAAGCAGGGGAACTCAGTCTCGACATCGTTCAGGTTCGACTCGAAACCATTGGCTACGTGATCGATTTCGACCTGTTGTACGCGACCTATCAAGAGCCGATCGCGAGCGGGTTGCAGCGCCTCGCAACCGGCGCGGTAACCGTCATCGGCGGTCTCCCTGGGGTGCTCGTCGGACTCACCGTGACGGTCTTCGTACTCTTTGCGTTGTTGCGAGACGGTGAACAGTTCGTCACATGGTTGCAGTCGATCGTCCCGCTCTCTGGTCGTGTGGAACGAGAACTTCTCAGGGAACTTGACGCCCTAATGTGGGCGTCAGTTATCGGGAACGTCGCCGTCGCAGCGGTCCAGGCGGTACTACTTGGCATCGGATTGGCGCTCGTTGGCATGCCCGGGGTTGTGTTCTTGACCGTGGCGACATTTGTTCTCACGTTGCTCCCACTCGTTGGGGCATTCGGTGTCTGGCTTCCGGTTTCGGGGTACCTGTTCGCGATCGGTCGTCCCACTACAGCGGTACTGTTTTTCGTCTACGGGTCGGTGGTCAGCGCCTCGGACCTCTATCTTCGACCGGCGATCATCAACCGGAGCGGGGCGATCAACGTCGCGACTATCGTCGTGGGTATCTTCGGGGGAATCGTTCTGTTCGGGGCCATCGGCCTGTTCGTCGGCCCTGTCATACTCGGCGGCTCGAAGATCGTCCTTGACCTGTTTGCCCAGGAGCGAGCGGACTCGACCGTCGGCCGATAG
- a CDS encoding inorganic phosphate transporter, with product MVSTLVVVGLLVAAFVGFNIGGSSTGVAFGPAVGSRLVRKATAATLFTLFAFLGAWTVGRNVIATMSDGIVPAVQFSPIATVGVLFFTGLALLLSNLYGVPASTSMTAVGAIVGLGLATDSLNEALMFTIVSAWIVAPLLGFVTGAIVGRYLYPQLEAHMSFTRFERHLVQLDRSGNVPRLRLNTNAAPRDLVGSFLVIAIACYMGFSAGASNAANAVAPLVGNGSISIEQGIVLAVAAIGLGGFTIARRTLATVSDGITDLPILAALVVSSIGATIITVLSYLGIPASLAVSTTCCIIGLGWGRASRAATLAEIATRRTERELAAGLTTGALAASTGSDDEPTSPTIGELASSTAGERTGRRDSDTAVPPIGEEHIDELSAESLFDPAATRRIVILWILAPSLSVVGSYLLFSLLL from the coding sequence ATCGTCGACCGGTGTCGCGTTCGGACCGGCCGTCGGGAGTCGCCTCGTCAGAAAGGCCACTGCCGCAACCCTGTTCACGCTCTTCGCGTTTCTGGGTGCGTGGACGGTCGGTCGGAACGTCATCGCCACCATGAGCGACGGCATCGTTCCGGCGGTGCAGTTCTCGCCAATAGCGACTGTCGGTGTTCTGTTCTTCACCGGTCTGGCACTCTTGCTCTCGAATCTCTACGGGGTTCCCGCCTCGACGTCGATGACTGCCGTGGGTGCAATCGTCGGGCTCGGTCTGGCAACGGACTCGCTCAACGAGGCGTTGATGTTCACGATCGTCTCCGCGTGGATCGTTGCGCCACTCCTCGGATTCGTGACTGGTGCCATCGTCGGCCGATATCTGTACCCCCAGTTAGAGGCCCATATGTCGTTCACGCGCTTCGAGCGGCACCTCGTCCAGCTCGATCGCTCGGGCAACGTTCCGCGCCTCCGCCTCAATACGAACGCAGCCCCCCGGGACCTCGTCGGCTCGTTTCTGGTCATTGCAATCGCGTGTTACATGGGGTTCAGTGCAGGGGCGTCGAACGCCGCGAATGCGGTCGCGCCGCTCGTCGGCAACGGGTCCATCTCGATAGAGCAAGGCATCGTGCTCGCCGTCGCCGCCATCGGCCTCGGTGGGTTCACGATCGCCCGGCGGACGCTCGCGACGGTCAGTGATGGGATCACCGACCTGCCCATCCTGGCCGCACTCGTCGTCTCGAGCATCGGGGCGACCATCATCACCGTCCTCTCGTATCTCGGTATTCCGGCGAGTCTCGCGGTGAGCACGACCTGTTGTATCATCGGACTCGGTTGGGGACGAGCGAGTCGCGCCGCCACGCTCGCGGAGATCGCCACCCGACGTACCGAGCGTGAGTTGGCTGCGGGCCTCACCACGGGTGCGCTCGCGGCGTCTACGGGGTCTGATGACGAACCGACGAGCCCGACCATCGGCGAGCTGGCGAGCAGTACGGCTGGCGAGCGGACGGGGCGACGGGACAGCGACACAGCGGTTCCCCCGATCGGGGAGGAACACATCGACGAGCTCAGCGCAGAGAGCTTATTCGACCCGGCCGCCACACGCCGAATCGTCATCCTCTGGATCCTGGCACCCTCGCTCTCGGTCGTCGGCTCCTATCTCCTCTTCAGTTTGCTACTGTAG